The following proteins are co-located in the Castanea sativa cultivar Marrone di Chiusa Pesio chromosome 8, ASM4071231v1 genome:
- the LOC142608090 gene encoding uncharacterized protein LOC142608090 encodes MGEETKGSDQNKVMLVIDENEYSYYALMWMLENLKESVTKSNLVIFAAQPLPNYTNVFAAPLGFARMYSPMSTTPALIESIQERNKKVSLGLLEKAKSICASRGINVETFTEAGDPKETISDAVQKYKIKLLVMGSHANRTIKRAFQGSLSNYFINNAKCPVLVVKNPE; translated from the exons ATGGGGGAAGAAACAAAAGGGTCTGATCAGAATAAGGTGATGCTGGTAATAGATGAAAACGAGTATAGCTACTATGCACTCATGTGGATGCTCGAAAATCTCAAAGAATCAGTCACAAAATCGAATCTTGTCATCTTCGCAGCACAGCCTCTTCCAAACTATACTAATGTATTTGCTGCACCACTGGGTTTTGCTCGCATGTATTCTCCTATGTCAACCA CTCCTGCTTTGATTGAGTCTATCCAAGAGCGAAATAAGAAGGTTTCACTAGGCCTCCTGGAGAAAGCTAAGAGTATCTGTGCTAGTCGAGGG ATAAATGTGGAAACATTTACAGAGGCAGGGGATCCTAAAGAAACCATAAGTGATGCAGTCCAAAAGTACAAAATCAAACTACTTGTTATGGGTAGCCATGCCAATAGAACCATTAAGAG GGCATTTCAGGGGAGTTTGAGCAACTATTTCATAAATAACGCCAAGTGTCCTGTTCTTGTAGTGAAGAATCCAGAATAA